The Streptomyces kanamyceticus genome window below encodes:
- a CDS encoding extracellular solute-binding protein: MRRGISIAAAVCALALTATACGDDGDDGSTGKAKDAKDISGSLTYWDTSDATTEAPVYKKLIDDFEKKYPKIKVDYENVEFASIEQKFKSAAKTGKGAPDVMRADVGLIPEYASLHYIAPLDGTLALKGGTDDFTEGPLNTTKYQGKTYGVPSVTDTLGILYNKKLFKKAGIDKAPTTWDEFIETAKTIKKKTGVEGTYLNPDSYFLLPFLYGEGTDLADTKSKKITINSPEAVKAVTTAKKVYDQASAKVDFANSYDNMQTSFKNGEVAMLVQGPWSVTDDLSGKAFKGDEGNLGFAPVPAGSTGKPQAPTGGHDLTVYQGSENLDAAYLFTQFMTSSQSQQKVAEGTATLPTRESAYTPKVLEDPRIKGFHPIMKTARPRVALPQVGSLFTPLVQQYTKILQGDVSVKSGLDAAAKDFKKLLPGYTIGS; this comes from the coding sequence ATGCGACGTGGCATATCGATCGCCGCCGCGGTCTGCGCCCTTGCGCTCACCGCCACCGCCTGCGGCGACGACGGTGACGACGGCTCGACCGGCAAGGCGAAGGACGCCAAGGACATCTCCGGCTCCCTCACCTACTGGGACACCTCGGACGCCACGACCGAGGCGCCGGTCTACAAGAAGCTGATCGACGACTTCGAGAAGAAGTACCCGAAGATCAAGGTCGACTACGAGAACGTCGAGTTCGCGTCGATCGAGCAGAAGTTCAAGTCCGCGGCCAAGACCGGCAAGGGCGCCCCCGACGTGATGCGCGCCGACGTCGGCCTGATCCCCGAGTACGCCTCGCTGCACTACATCGCCCCCCTTGACGGCACCCTCGCCCTCAAGGGCGGCACGGACGACTTCACCGAGGGCCCGCTGAACACCACGAAGTACCAGGGCAAGACGTACGGCGTCCCTTCGGTCACCGACACCCTCGGGATCCTCTACAACAAGAAGCTCTTCAAGAAGGCGGGCATCGACAAGGCGCCCACCACCTGGGACGAGTTCATCGAGACGGCGAAGACCATCAAGAAGAAGACCGGCGTCGAGGGCACCTACCTCAACCCCGACTCCTACTTCCTGCTCCCCTTCCTCTACGGCGAGGGCACCGACCTCGCCGACACGAAGTCGAAGAAGATCACGATCAATTCGCCGGAGGCCGTCAAGGCCGTCACCACGGCGAAGAAGGTCTACGACCAGGCGTCCGCGAAGGTCGACTTCGCCAACTCCTACGACAACATGCAGACCTCGTTCAAGAACGGCGAGGTCGCCATGCTGGTCCAGGGCCCCTGGTCGGTCACCGACGACCTCTCCGGCAAGGCGTTCAAGGGCGACGAGGGCAACCTCGGCTTCGCCCCGGTCCCCGCGGGCTCCACGGGCAAGCCGCAGGCCCCCACCGGCGGCCACGACCTCACCGTCTACCAGGGCTCGGAGAACCTGGACGCCGCCTACCTCTTCACCCAGTTCATGACCTCGTCGCAGAGCCAGCAGAAGGTCGCCGAGGGGACCGCGACGCTGCCGACCCGCGAGTCGGCGTACACCCCCAAGGTCCTTGAGGACCCGCGCATCAAGGGCTTCCACCCGATCATGAAGACCGCCCGGCCGCGCGTCGCGCTCCCCCAGGTCGGCAGCCTCTTCACGCCGCTCGTGCAGCAGTACACGAAGATCCTTCAGGGTGACGTCTCCGTGAAGTCCGGCCTGGACGCGGCCGCCAAGGACTTCAAGAAGCTGCTGCCCGGCTACACCATCGGCAGCTGA
- a CDS encoding carbohydrate ABC transporter permease, translated as MVAPVVIVLAVLVLYPLGYGFYLSLTDANEANVARDIGAFHAPATYKMVWFDNYWSVLSGADGDFYPRLIWTVIWTLSCVVLHIAIGMGLALLLNRQMRAKLLYRALLILPWAVPAFVGVFAWRLMLNSQYGVFNDMITAVGLPAQNWLATPFAQKTAVIMVNVWIGVPFNMVALLGGLQSIPKELYEAAEMDGASPWQRFVHITLPGLRPVTNTVVLLGCIWTFNMFAVIYLLLGQNTTGEADILVTFAFRKAFTGVSDYSGAATYGIVILALLLAFSTFYRRRQLKTEQA; from the coding sequence ATGGTGGCGCCGGTCGTCATCGTCCTGGCCGTACTGGTCCTCTATCCGCTGGGCTACGGCTTCTACCTCTCGCTCACCGACGCCAACGAGGCGAACGTGGCGCGGGACATCGGGGCCTTCCACGCCCCCGCGACGTACAAGATGGTCTGGTTCGACAACTACTGGTCGGTCCTGTCCGGCGCGGACGGCGACTTCTACCCGCGCCTGATCTGGACGGTCATCTGGACCCTGTCCTGCGTCGTCCTGCACATCGCCATCGGCATGGGCCTCGCGCTCCTGCTCAACCGGCAGATGCGCGCCAAGCTGCTCTACCGCGCCCTGCTCATCCTGCCGTGGGCGGTCCCCGCGTTCGTCGGCGTCTTCGCCTGGCGCCTGATGCTCAACTCGCAGTACGGCGTCTTCAACGACATGATCACCGCGGTCGGCCTGCCCGCCCAGAACTGGCTGGCGACCCCGTTCGCCCAGAAGACCGCCGTGATCATGGTGAACGTCTGGATCGGCGTCCCCTTCAACATGGTGGCGCTGCTCGGCGGGCTCCAGTCCATCCCCAAGGAGCTGTACGAGGCCGCCGAGATGGACGGCGCGTCCCCCTGGCAGCGGTTCGTGCACATCACGCTGCCCGGACTGCGTCCGGTGACCAACACCGTGGTCCTTCTCGGCTGCATCTGGACGTTCAACATGTTCGCGGTGATCTACCTCCTGCTCGGCCAGAACACCACCGGTGAGGCGGACATCCTCGTGACCTTCGCCTTCCGCAAGGCGTTCACCGGAGTGTCCGACTACTCCGGCGCGGCCACCTACGGAATCGTGATCCTCGCCCTCCTCCTCGCCTTCTCGACCTTCTACCGCCGCCGCCAGCTCAAGACCGAGCAGGCCTGA
- a CDS encoding 5-carboxymethyl-2-hydroxymuconate Delta-isomerase, producing MPQITVDYSEELAGAFDRKGFALALHPLLVDVAGATSDACKTRFVPTEGSLVGDGAGDDGIVHVMIGLLPGRSPEVKARVTEGALELLRQYVRTEGGPRLHASAEIRDLDDSYRKSADA from the coding sequence ATGCCGCAGATCACCGTCGACTACTCCGAGGAGCTCGCGGGCGCCTTCGACCGCAAGGGGTTCGCGCTCGCCCTGCACCCGCTGCTCGTCGACGTCGCGGGCGCCACCTCGGACGCCTGCAAGACCCGCTTCGTACCGACCGAGGGGAGCCTGGTCGGGGACGGCGCGGGCGACGACGGCATCGTGCACGTCATGATCGGTCTGCTGCCCGGGCGTTCGCCCGAGGTCAAGGCGCGGGTGACCGAGGGCGCGCTGGAACTCCTGCGGCAGTACGTGCGGACCGAGGGCGGCCCGCGCCTGCACGCGTCGGCCGAGATCCGGGACCTGGACGACTCCTACCGCAAGTCGGCCGACGCCTGA
- a CDS encoding TetR/AcrR family transcriptional regulator — MTTGVRRRMGVEERRQQLIGVALELFSHRSPDDVSIDEIAAAAGISRPLVYHYFPGKLSLYEAALRRAADDLAERFVEPHEGPLGARLLRVMGRFLAFVDEHGPGFSALMRGGPAVSSVSTGGACSIDTASTTNALIDSVRQAAYDEILKHLGITDPPARLELVVRTWVSLAESTALIWLDGRRIPRAELELQLVHDFAALAAVSAAYDEEMAEVLRGILAAEPADGPFGELISRLVALVPQASADLR; from the coding sequence ATGACTACCGGGGTGCGCCGCAGGATGGGTGTCGAGGAGCGGCGGCAGCAGTTGATCGGGGTCGCGCTCGAACTGTTCAGCCACCGCTCTCCCGACGACGTCTCCATCGACGAGATAGCAGCGGCCGCGGGCATCTCGCGCCCGCTGGTCTACCACTACTTCCCCGGCAAACTCAGCCTGTACGAGGCGGCGTTGCGCCGGGCGGCCGATGATCTGGCCGAGCGGTTCGTGGAGCCGCACGAAGGGCCGCTCGGGGCGCGCCTGCTGCGCGTGATGGGACGTTTCCTCGCCTTCGTCGACGAGCACGGGCCCGGCTTCTCCGCGCTGATGCGCGGCGGTCCCGCGGTCTCCTCGGTCTCCACGGGCGGCGCCTGCTCGATCGACACGGCGTCGACGACGAACGCGCTGATCGACTCGGTGCGGCAGGCGGCGTACGACGAGATCCTCAAGCACCTGGGGATCACGGACCCGCCCGCCCGCCTCGAACTCGTCGTGCGTACCTGGGTGTCGCTCGCCGAGTCGACGGCGCTGATCTGGCTGGACGGACGGCGCATCCCGCGCGCCGAGCTCGAACTGCAGCTGGTGCACGACTTCGCGGCGCTCGCCGCGGTGAGCGCCGCGTACGACGAGGAGATGGCGGAGGTGCTGCGCGGCATCCTCGCCGCGGAACCGGCCGACGGGCCGTTCGGCGAACTGATCAGCCGCCTCGTCGCCCTGGTGCCTCAGGCGTCGGCCGACTTGCGGTAG
- a CDS encoding alpha-amylase, with translation MPIPPRPRPRRRAARLLAAGALALGGLSALPATPATARAADTGVPNGDTIANLWEWNWKSVAAECTDVLDPAGYGAVQVAPPAESLKATGLNWWDVYQPYSYGLNSRFGTEQQFKDMVATCHGAGVKVYVDAVVNHTSAQPGTGYGGTKISNKYDTPDWDPGDFHQGDDCKDEDLTIDDWSNLSEVQNCELLGLPDLETEEDNVRKGIAGYLNKLTGIGVDGYRIDAAKHIPAADLAAIEGYLEPTASGAKPYVFQEVYPGATPTPGDYYGTGDVLDFTYASKLKDQFRGDISNLETFGETWGFVPADKSATFVTNHDTDRNGYTLGLKDGAVTRLANIFQLGRGYGTPSVYASFTWSDSDGAPPNADGFVTDTDCAGGWTCLDRDTAVKGAVAFHNATDGASYTNFQAKSSDVIGFSRGDKGFMALNNTSADATYTFATNLADGTYENVIDGGASSVTVSGGSAEITVPAMGAVAFHR, from the coding sequence ATGCCCATACCCCCACGACCGCGGCCACGACGGCGCGCCGCGAGACTGCTCGCGGCGGGCGCCCTGGCCCTGGGCGGCCTCTCCGCCCTGCCCGCCACGCCCGCGACGGCGCGGGCCGCCGACACCGGCGTGCCCAACGGCGACACCATCGCCAACCTCTGGGAGTGGAACTGGAAGTCGGTCGCCGCCGAGTGCACCGACGTCCTGGACCCGGCGGGCTACGGCGCCGTCCAGGTCGCCCCGCCCGCCGAGTCCCTGAAGGCCACCGGCCTCAACTGGTGGGACGTCTACCAGCCCTACTCGTACGGCCTGAACAGCCGCTTCGGTACGGAGCAGCAGTTCAAGGACATGGTCGCCACCTGTCACGGCGCGGGCGTCAAGGTGTACGTCGACGCGGTCGTCAACCACACGTCCGCGCAGCCGGGGACCGGCTACGGCGGCACGAAGATCTCCAACAAGTACGACACCCCCGACTGGGATCCCGGCGACTTCCACCAAGGCGACGACTGCAAGGACGAGGACCTCACGATCGACGACTGGTCGAACCTGAGCGAGGTCCAGAACTGCGAACTGCTCGGCCTGCCCGACCTGGAGACCGAGGAGGACAACGTCCGCAAGGGCATCGCGGGCTACCTCAACAAGCTCACCGGCATCGGCGTCGACGGCTACCGCATCGACGCCGCCAAGCACATCCCCGCCGCCGATCTCGCCGCGATCGAGGGCTACTTGGAGCCCACCGCCTCGGGCGCGAAGCCGTACGTCTTCCAGGAGGTCTACCCGGGCGCGACCCCCACCCCCGGCGACTACTACGGCACGGGTGACGTCCTGGACTTCACGTACGCGAGCAAGCTGAAGGACCAGTTCAGGGGCGACATCTCCAACCTGGAGACGTTCGGCGAGACGTGGGGCTTCGTGCCCGCCGACAAGTCGGCGACGTTCGTGACCAACCACGACACCGACCGCAACGGCTACACCCTGGGCCTGAAGGACGGCGCCGTCACCCGGCTCGCGAACATCTTCCAGCTGGGTCGCGGCTACGGCACCCCGTCCGTCTACGCCAGCTTCACCTGGTCGGACTCCGACGGCGCGCCGCCGAACGCGGACGGCTTCGTCACCGACACGGACTGCGCGGGCGGCTGGACCTGCCTCGACCGGGACACCGCGGTCAAGGGCGCGGTGGCCTTCCACAACGCCACCGACGGCGCGAGCTACACGAACTTCCAGGCCAAGTCGTCCGACGTCATCGGCTTCAGCAGGGGCGACAAGGGCTTCATGGCGCTCAACAACACGTCCGCCGACGCCACGTACACCTTCGCGACGAACCTCGCGGACGGGACGTACGAGAACGTCATCGACGGCGGTGCGAGCAGCGTGACGGTCTCCGGTGGATCGGCCGAGATCACCGTGCCCGCGATGGGAGCGGTGGCCTTCCACCGCTAG
- a CDS encoding fused response regulator/phosphatase has translation MILVVDDVAANRYAIGAVLRRDGHRVVLAASAGEALVELDVRQRAGELPDVALVDVGLPDMNGFELCRRMKQSPLMAALPVVHFSAARIAPADRCRGLDAGGEAYLTVPAEPEEIQAVVRAVARGARHRSDAEAHAGHLAQLAETVLHVQSARCPTELAEAAAVGAASITRGPAAAFVLGEDGTLYRGLSRRRSTASLPDDGAHDAVARLTRRVMAGRTGVHTTVVAAPLWPPGFFHAEGPGGTGPQDGARLSLARAREGCEPVCLAVPAYAQGIHPDTGRLVGRLAGATALAAERLLMYEMERHIALTLQRSFLPTHVPQLPGTEVVVRYEPASRDTEIGGDFYAALHTSQGLLTAIGDVVGHSLDAATVMVEIRHALRAYCLEDPDPAALAHRLDTMLQRYHPERTATLCLALIDPETGRTRVANAGHIPPLVVGDDGTADYLDAKGPLLGLGLGRPEPTETVLRPTDRLLMVTDGLIETRGTDLAVSMEHLRAAAADAPPGVAALCDTLLTCFGHGRDDDIALLAVCLAGAP, from the coding sequence ATGATCCTGGTGGTCGACGACGTCGCCGCCAACAGATACGCCATCGGCGCCGTGCTGCGCAGGGACGGCCACCGCGTCGTGCTCGCCGCGAGCGCGGGCGAGGCCCTCGTCGAACTCGACGTGCGCCAGCGCGCGGGCGAACTGCCCGACGTGGCCCTCGTCGACGTCGGGCTCCCCGACATGAACGGCTTCGAGCTGTGCCGCCGCATGAAACAGTCACCGCTGATGGCGGCGCTGCCCGTCGTGCACTTCTCGGCCGCCCGGATAGCCCCCGCCGACCGGTGCCGCGGCCTCGACGCGGGCGGCGAGGCCTATCTGACGGTCCCCGCGGAACCGGAGGAGATCCAGGCCGTCGTGCGGGCCGTGGCCCGCGGTGCCCGGCACCGCAGCGACGCCGAGGCGCACGCAGGGCATCTCGCCCAGCTCGCCGAGACCGTCCTCCACGTGCAGTCGGCCCGCTGCCCGACCGAACTCGCCGAGGCCGCCGCCGTCGGCGCGGCCAGCATCACCCGGGGACCCGCCGCCGCCTTCGTCCTCGGCGAGGACGGCACGCTGTACCGCGGCCTGTCCCGGCGCAGGTCCACCGCCTCGCTGCCCGACGACGGCGCGCACGACGCGGTGGCCCGCCTGACCCGGCGCGTCATGGCGGGCCGAACAGGCGTGCACACCACGGTCGTGGCCGCCCCGCTCTGGCCGCCCGGCTTCTTCCACGCCGAAGGGCCCGGCGGCACCGGACCCCAGGACGGCGCCCGGCTCTCGCTGGCCCGCGCTCGCGAGGGCTGCGAGCCCGTCTGCCTCGCCGTCCCCGCGTACGCCCAAGGAATCCACCCCGACACCGGGCGTCTCGTGGGCAGGCTCGCCGGAGCCACCGCGCTCGCCGCGGAGCGACTGCTCATGTACGAGATGGAACGCCACATCGCCCTGACCCTGCAGCGCAGCTTCCTGCCGACGCACGTCCCGCAGCTGCCGGGCACCGAGGTCGTCGTCCGCTACGAACCCGCCTCCCGCGACACGGAGATCGGCGGTGACTTCTACGCCGCGCTGCACACCTCGCAGGGCCTGCTCACCGCCATCGGCGACGTCGTGGGGCACTCCCTGGACGCCGCCACCGTGATGGTCGAGATCCGGCACGCGCTGCGTGCCTACTGCCTGGAGGACCCCGACCCCGCCGCGCTCGCCCACCGGCTCGACACCATGCTGCAGCGCTACCACCCCGAGCGGACGGCCACCCTGTGCCTCGCGCTCATCGACCCGGAGACGGGACGCACCCGCGTCGCCAACGCGGGACACATCCCGCCGCTCGTCGTCGGCGACGACGGCACCGCCGACTACCTCGACGCCAAGGGCCCGCTGCTCGGCCTCGGCCTCGGCCGCCCCGAACCCACCGAGACGGTCCTGCGCCCCACCGACCGGCTCCTCATGGTCACCGACGGCCTCATCGAGACCCGCGGCACGGACCTCGCGGTCTCCATGGAACACCTGCGCGCCGCCGCGGCCGACGCGCCCCCGGGCGTCGCGGCCCTCTGCGACACCCTGCTCACCTGCTTCGGCCACGGCAGGGACGACGACATCGCCCTCCTCGCCGTATGCCTGGCGGGCGCCCCTTAG
- the pulA gene encoding pullulanase-type alpha-1,6-glucosidase has protein sequence MAQHRHRTVAVTGIVLALVAALFAAIPAGAAPPPGDGPVDLAKSTAQWIDRETVAVQKDGEGAATTRLVADRDGKLAVEDGELTRGGAELDLHKITGGLSPAQREKFPHLASYAAYRVENHDRDRVAHALTGQVILTQHAADGTLVTATGVQTQGVLDDLYAARAAKAELGPVFRDGKVTLSVWAPTAQSVALELDGGRAPLAMERDGASGIWSLTGPKRWTGKTYRYVVKVWSPGARAVVTNKVTDPYSLGLTADSTRSIAVDLDAKSLAPHGWSTLRKPKAVPLSDARIQELHIRDFSASDRTAKARHRGTYLAFTDTRSKGSRHLRKLARAGTSYVHLLPAFDIATIPERKADQKAPDCDLAAYAADSDKQQECVSAVAADDAYNWGYDPYHYTVPEGSYATDPDGTRRTVEFRKMVKALNGEGLRAVMDVVYNHTAASGQDPKSVLDKIVPGYYQRLLADGTVADSTCCANTAPENAMMGKLVVDSLVTWAKQYKVDGFRFDLMGHHPKANILAVRKALDALTPEKDGVDGKRIVLYGEGWNFGEVADDARFVQATQKNMAGTGIATFSDRARDAVRGGGPFDEDPGVQGFASGLYTDPNSSVANGSPAEQKARLLHYQDLIKVGLTGNLAAYTFTDSSGRTVKGSDVDYNGAPAGYAAAPGDALAYADAHDNETLFDALAFKLPTSTSPAARSRMQVIALATAALSQGPALSQAGTDLLRSKSLDRNSYDSGDWFNALHWDCRDGNGFGRGLPPAADNKPKWPYAKPLLTSVRVGCADIERTSAAYRDLLRIRTTEPAFKQRTTADVQRTLSFPLSGREETPGVITLRAGDLVVVINATPDTREQRVRGVAGHAYALHQVQAKGADPIVKSATYEKSSGIFTVPGRTVAVFSRSVH, from the coding sequence ATGGCCCAGCACAGGCACCGCACCGTGGCGGTCACCGGCATCGTTCTCGCGCTCGTCGCGGCCCTCTTCGCGGCGATACCGGCGGGGGCGGCGCCGCCTCCCGGTGACGGTCCCGTCGATCTGGCGAAGTCGACCGCGCAGTGGATCGACCGCGAAACGGTGGCGGTCCAGAAGGACGGCGAGGGTGCGGCCACCACGCGGCTGGTCGCCGACCGGGACGGCAAGCTCGCCGTGGAGGACGGTGAACTCACTCGTGGTGGAGCCGAGTTGGACCTCCACAAGATCACCGGCGGTCTGTCTCCCGCCCAGCGCGAGAAGTTCCCGCACCTCGCCTCCTACGCCGCCTACCGGGTCGAGAACCACGACCGCGACCGCGTCGCCCACGCCCTCACCGGGCAGGTGATCCTCACCCAGCACGCCGCCGACGGCACCCTCGTCACCGCCACCGGCGTCCAGACCCAGGGCGTGCTCGACGACCTCTACGCCGCCCGCGCCGCGAAGGCCGAGCTCGGGCCCGTCTTCCGCGACGGCAAGGTCACCCTCTCCGTCTGGGCCCCCACCGCCCAGTCCGTCGCCCTCGAACTCGACGGCGGGCGCGCCCCGTTGGCCATGGAGCGCGACGGCGCCAGCGGCATCTGGTCCCTCACGGGACCGAAGCGCTGGACCGGCAAGACCTACCGCTACGTCGTCAAGGTCTGGTCACCGGGCGCCCGCGCGGTCGTCACCAACAAGGTCACCGACCCCTACTCGCTCGGCCTGACCGCCGACTCCACCCGCAGCATCGCCGTCGACCTGGACGCCAAGTCCCTTGCCCCGCACGGCTGGTCGACCCTGCGCAAACCCAAGGCCGTGCCCCTGAGCGACGCGCGGATCCAGGAACTGCACATCCGCGACTTCTCCGCGTCCGACCGCACGGCCAAGGCCCGCCACCGCGGCACCTACCTCGCCTTCACCGACACCCGCAGCAAGGGATCGCGGCACCTCAGGAAGCTGGCCAGGGCCGGTACCTCGTACGTCCACCTGCTGCCCGCCTTCGACATCGCGACCATCCCCGAGCGCAAGGCCGACCAGAAGGCGCCCGACTGCGACCTCGCCGCCTACGCCGCCGACTCCGACAAGCAGCAGGAGTGCGTGAGCGCCGTCGCCGCCGACGACGCGTACAACTGGGGCTACGACCCGTACCACTACACCGTGCCCGAAGGGTCGTACGCCACCGACCCCGACGGCACCCGGCGCACCGTCGAGTTCCGGAAGATGGTCAAGGCGCTCAACGGCGAAGGGCTGCGCGCCGTCATGGACGTCGTCTACAACCACACGGCGGCGAGCGGCCAGGACCCCAAGTCCGTGCTCGACAAGATCGTGCCCGGCTACTACCAGCGGCTCCTCGCCGACGGCACCGTCGCCGACTCCACCTGCTGCGCCAATACCGCGCCCGAGAACGCCATGATGGGCAAGCTCGTCGTCGACTCCCTGGTCACCTGGGCGAAGCAGTACAAGGTCGACGGCTTCCGCTTCGACCTCATGGGCCACCACCCCAAGGCCAACATCCTCGCCGTACGCAAGGCCCTGGACGCGCTCACCCCCGAGAAGGACGGCGTGGACGGGAAGCGCATCGTCCTCTACGGCGAGGGCTGGAACTTCGGCGAGGTCGCCGACGACGCCCGCTTCGTCCAGGCCACCCAGAAGAACATGGCGGGCACCGGCATCGCGACCTTCTCCGACCGGGCCCGCGACGCGGTGCGCGGCGGCGGCCCCTTCGACGAGGACCCGGGCGTCCAGGGCTTCGCCAGCGGCCTGTACACCGACCCCAACTCCTCGGTGGCCAACGGAAGTCCGGCCGAGCAGAAGGCCCGGCTCCTGCACTACCAGGACCTCATCAAGGTCGGCCTCACCGGCAACCTCGCCGCCTACACGTTCACCGACTCGTCGGGCCGTACGGTCAAGGGCTCCGACGTCGACTACAACGGCGCGCCCGCCGGATACGCGGCCGCCCCCGGCGACGCACTCGCCTACGCCGACGCGCACGACAACGAGACGCTCTTCGACGCCCTCGCCTTCAAGCTGCCCACATCGACATCGCCCGCCGCCCGTTCACGCATGCAGGTCATCGCCCTGGCGACCGCGGCGCTCTCCCAGGGCCCCGCGCTCTCCCAGGCGGGCACCGACCTGCTGCGCTCCAAGTCCCTCGACCGCAACTCCTACGACAGCGGCGACTGGTTCAACGCCCTGCACTGGGACTGCCGCGACGGCAACGGCTTCGGGCGCGGGCTGCCTCCGGCCGCCGACAACAAACCCAAGTGGCCGTACGCCAAGCCCCTGTTGACGTCGGTGCGGGTCGGCTGCGCGGACATCGAGCGGACGTCCGCCGCGTACCGGGATCTGCTGAGGATCCGTACGACCGAGCCCGCCTTCAAGCAGCGCACCACCGCGGACGTGCAGCGGACCCTCTCCTTCCCGCTGTCGGGTCGGGAGGAGACACCGGGGGTCATCACTCTGCGCGCGGGTGACCTCGTCGTCGTCATCAACGCCACCCCCGACACCCGTGAACAGCGGGTACGGGGGGTCGCGGGGCACGCGTACGCGTTGCACCAGGTGCAGGCGAAGGGCGCAGATCCTATCGTCAAGTCCGCCACGTACGAGAAGAGTTCCGGGATCTTCACCGTTCCCGGGCGGACCGTGGCCGTCTTCTCCCGGAGCGTGCACTAG
- a CDS encoding GNAT family N-acetyltransferase, with translation MTAQLTFRGAADDDTSTLVGLYDDAARWMLEHGIEQWKPGGKDAQHFRRLIGSDTHEVWLAQDGDEVVGAYEVWWDDEAAWGVRPPDAGYVHRLMTRRGARPGTGRAMLAAAERRIAAAGRDLCRLDCMTTVPRLCAYYEQAGYTAVGDLAGKVAPDGSTYGVTLLEKRLR, from the coding sequence ATGACGGCGCAACTGACCTTCCGCGGCGCGGCGGACGACGACACATCGACCCTGGTCGGCCTCTACGACGACGCGGCCCGCTGGATGCTGGAGCACGGCATCGAGCAGTGGAAGCCCGGCGGCAAGGACGCACAGCACTTCCGGCGCCTTATCGGGTCGGACACCCACGAGGTGTGGCTCGCCCAGGACGGCGACGAGGTCGTGGGGGCGTACGAGGTGTGGTGGGACGACGAGGCGGCCTGGGGGGTGCGGCCGCCCGACGCGGGCTACGTGCACCGGCTGATGACGCGGCGCGGGGCCCGCCCCGGCACGGGCCGCGCGATGCTCGCCGCCGCCGAACGGCGGATCGCCGCGGCGGGCCGCGACCTGTGCCGCCTGGACTGCATGACGACGGTGCCCCGGCTGTGCGCCTACTACGAGCAGGCCGGGTACACGGCCGTCGGCGACCTCGCGGGCAAGGTGGCGCCCGACGGGAGCACCTACGGCGTGACGCTCCTGGAGAAGCGGCTGCGCTAA